The Deinococcus radiopugnans ATCC 19172 genome has a segment encoding these proteins:
- a CDS encoding GNAT family N-acetyltransferase, whose translation MPELVSPSSRYKQSFIEAVREVQASGSGLGDTLKWDVAGMEADFDRVLAELRRYEPGHDLPDGFVHSESLWLVEGETYLGRASLRHTLNASLREFGGHIGYEVRPSARRQGHGKTILRLTLGRARELGLDRVLISCDTDNLGSRGVIEGGGGVLEGEFVLDYHPKPLRRYWITL comes from the coding sequence ATGCCCGAACTTGTTTCCCCCTCCAGCCGCTACAAACAAAGTTTCATCGAGGCCGTGCGCGAGGTGCAGGCGTCCGGCAGCGGGCTGGGCGACACCCTGAAGTGGGACGTGGCCGGGATGGAAGCCGACTTTGACCGTGTCCTGGCCGAGTTGCGCCGCTACGAGCCGGGCCATGACCTGCCCGACGGGTTCGTGCATTCCGAATCCCTGTGGCTGGTGGAGGGCGAGACGTACCTGGGCCGCGCCAGCCTGCGCCACACCCTCAACGCCAGCCTGCGCGAGTTCGGCGGCCACATCGGCTACGAGGTGCGGCCCTCGGCGCGGCGGCAGGGCCACGGCAAGACCATCCTGCGCCTGACGCTGGGGCGGGCGCGCGAACTGGGCCTGGACCGGGTGCTGATCAGCTGTGACACCGACAACCTCGGCTCACGCGGGGTCATCGAGGGGGGCGGCGGCGTGCTAGAGGGAGAATTCGTGCTGGACTACCATCCAAAGCCGCTGCGGCGCTACTGGATCACGCTGTAG
- the dxs gene encoding 1-deoxy-D-xylulose-5-phosphate synthase — protein MTDIKKADGLHLGHKGTPLLDRIAGPADLKKLSRDQLPELSQELRDEIVRVCSVGGLHLASSLGATDLIVALHYVLNSPRDRILFDVGHQAYAHKMLTGRREQMHTVKKEGGLSGFTKVSESEHDAITVGHASTSLANALGMAMARDALGQDYQVAAVIGDGSLTGGMALAALNTIGDLRRKMLIVLNDNEMSISENVGAINKFMRGLQVQKWFQEGEGAGKKAVQSLSKPLADFMSRAKSSTRHFFDPASVNPFAMMGVRYVGPVDGHNVQELVWLMERLVDLDGPTILHVVTRKGKGLSYAEADPIYWHGPGQFDPDTGDFKASSAYSWSAAFGDAVTELAKRDPRTFVITPAMREGSGLVGYSRAHPHRYLDVGIAEDVAVTTAAGMALQGLRPIVAIYSTFLQRAYDQVLHDVAIENLNVTFAIDRAGIVGADGSTHNGVFDLSYLRSIPNVRIGLPKDAHEMRGMLKYAQEHDGPFAIRYPRGNTVKVPEGTWPTLEWGTWERVKEGSDAVILAGGKALEYAQAAAADLPGVGVVNARFVKPLDLNMLRELAGSARTIITVEDNTLVGGFGSAVLEALNSMGLKVPVRTLGIPDEFQDHATAESVHARAGIDAQAIRTVLAELGVDVPLGV, from the coding sequence ATGACCGACATCAAAAAGGCTGATGGGCTGCACCTCGGGCACAAGGGCACGCCGCTGCTGGACCGCATTGCCGGCCCGGCTGACCTCAAGAAGCTCTCGCGCGATCAGTTGCCCGAGCTGAGCCAGGAACTGCGCGACGAGATCGTGCGGGTCTGCTCGGTGGGTGGGCTGCATCTGGCGTCCTCGCTGGGGGCCACCGACCTGATCGTGGCGCTGCATTACGTGCTGAACAGTCCGCGTGACCGGATTCTCTTCGACGTGGGTCACCAGGCCTACGCCCACAAGATGCTGACCGGGCGGCGGGAGCAGATGCACACCGTCAAGAAGGAAGGTGGGCTGAGCGGCTTTACCAAGGTCAGCGAGTCCGAACACGACGCCATTACCGTGGGCCACGCCAGCACCAGCCTGGCGAACGCGCTGGGCATGGCGATGGCGAGAGACGCGCTGGGCCAGGACTATCAGGTGGCCGCCGTGATCGGCGACGGCTCGCTGACCGGCGGGATGGCGCTGGCCGCCCTGAACACCATCGGTGACCTGCGCCGCAAGATGCTGATCGTCCTGAACGACAACGAGATGAGCATTTCCGAGAACGTGGGCGCGATCAACAAGTTCATGCGCGGCCTGCAGGTCCAGAAGTGGTTTCAGGAGGGCGAGGGAGCCGGGAAAAAGGCGGTGCAGTCCCTGAGCAAGCCGCTGGCCGATTTCATGAGCCGTGCCAAGAGCAGCACCCGCCACTTCTTCGATCCGGCCAGCGTCAATCCCTTCGCCATGATGGGCGTGCGTTATGTCGGCCCGGTCGACGGCCACAACGTCCAGGAACTGGTGTGGCTGATGGAACGGCTGGTGGACCTGGACGGCCCCACGATCCTGCATGTCGTGACCCGCAAGGGCAAGGGCCTGAGCTACGCCGAGGCCGACCCGATCTACTGGCACGGTCCCGGTCAATTTGACCCGGACACCGGGGATTTCAAGGCCAGCAGCGCGTACTCGTGGAGCGCCGCGTTCGGCGACGCCGTGACCGAACTGGCCAAACGCGATCCGCGTACTTTCGTGATCACCCCGGCCATGCGCGAGGGCAGCGGGCTGGTGGGCTACAGCCGGGCGCACCCGCACCGTTACCTGGACGTGGGCATCGCCGAGGACGTGGCCGTGACCACTGCCGCCGGCATGGCGTTGCAGGGCCTGCGGCCCATCGTGGCGATCTACTCCACCTTCCTGCAACGCGCCTACGATCAGGTGTTGCACGACGTCGCCATCGAGAACCTGAACGTCACCTTCGCCATCGACCGCGCCGGGATCGTGGGGGCCGACGGCTCGACGCACAACGGCGTGTTCGACCTGAGCTACCTGCGCAGCATTCCCAACGTGCGGATCGGCCTGCCGAAGGACGCCCACGAGATGCGCGGCATGCTGAAGTACGCGCAGGAGCACGACGGTCCCTTCGCCATCCGTTACCCGCGCGGCAACACGGTCAAGGTGCCGGAAGGCACGTGGCCCACGCTGGAATGGGGCACGTGGGAGCGCGTCAAGGAAGGCTCCGACGCCGTGATCCTGGCCGGCGGCAAGGCGCTGGAATACGCGCAGGCGGCGGCGGCGGACCTGCCCGGCGTCGGTGTGGTGAACGCCCGTTTCGTCAAGCCGCTGGACCTGAACATGCTGCGCGAGCTGGCCGGCAGCGCCCGCACAATCATCACCGTGGAGGACAACACGCTGGTGGGCGGCTTCGGCAGCGCCGTGTTGGAGGCCCTGAACAGCATGGGCTTAAAGGTGCCCGTGCGGACGCTGGGCATTCCGGACGAGTTCCAGGACCACGCCACCGCCGAGAGCGTCCACGCCCGCGCCGGCATCGATGCCCAGGCGATCCGCACCGTGCTGGCCGAGCTTGGGGTGGATGTGCCTCTGGGCGTCTGA
- a CDS encoding TerD family protein yields MIQQLQRGQRLTLDGLTAHPHFVLRAHLPGVETADLSVFGLNEARQLSDDRYFIFYNQTASPERAIALVAADQSFHIDLARLPLGIHRLIFVATTDEQPFSALRRGTASLMTEGGDSVHFTVEGELFQAERALILLELYRYQGQWRVMGVGQGFSGGLQALLESVGGEAAGQEESPAAPSSSARPTDPQVQDAPASPAPSTWAPLQSAPPRSVTDARACRHCGKRSSIFSPVKLNHEGLCRDCAHGAQQGLGRFRTRFLAACADGIMEDHEWQDLQQTIFREGLDAKAALDFVRTDALRLMERTLTLAYSDGIITAQEESDFAALAQLLRIPAGLLAPLQTELQDLRAATRIREGHLPTVQTTVLLDAGEVAHLEVPATFRHVTATRSRDIVGRVVVTNRQLYFIGTAGEGGWNVQYSKILRIEERPDGVNLELSVKKGSGSYHHVSRPLLLSATLDALVRLHKRLLLMPQTERASRSIPQHVKIAVFHRDQGKCVQCGDNNYLEYDHVIPHSLGGASTENNLQLLCRRCNLQKSNKI; encoded by the coding sequence ATGATCCAGCAGCTTCAGCGTGGGCAGCGGCTCACCCTTGATGGACTGACCGCCCACCCGCACTTTGTGCTGCGGGCGCATCTGCCCGGCGTGGAAACGGCGGATCTCAGCGTGTTCGGCCTGAACGAGGCCCGGCAACTCTCGGATGACCGGTATTTCATCTTCTACAACCAGACGGCCAGTCCCGAACGGGCCATTGCCCTCGTTGCCGCTGACCAGTCGTTCCACATTGATCTGGCGCGGCTGCCGCTGGGGATTCACCGCCTGATCTTTGTCGCCACCACCGACGAGCAGCCCTTTTCTGCCCTGCGGCGCGGGACGGCCAGCCTGATGACCGAGGGCGGCGACAGCGTGCATTTCACGGTGGAGGGCGAGCTGTTCCAGGCCGAGCGGGCGCTGATTCTGCTCGAGCTTTACCGCTATCAGGGCCAGTGGCGGGTCATGGGCGTGGGGCAGGGATTTTCAGGCGGGTTACAGGCATTGCTCGAATCGGTGGGAGGCGAGGCGGCTGGTCAGGAGGAATCCCCCGCTGCGCCGTCCAGCAGTGCCCGCCCCACAGATCCGCAGGTGCAGGATGCCCCCGCCTCGCCCGCACCCTCCACCTGGGCCCCCCTGCAATCGGCCCCGCCACGTTCCGTCACCGACGCGCGGGCCTGCCGGCACTGCGGCAAGCGCAGCAGCATCTTCAGCCCTGTCAAACTGAACCACGAGGGGCTGTGCCGCGACTGTGCCCACGGGGCGCAGCAAGGGCTGGGCCGCTTCCGAACCCGCTTTCTGGCGGCCTGCGCGGACGGCATCATGGAGGACCACGAGTGGCAAGACCTGCAACAGACCATCTTCCGTGAAGGGCTGGATGCGAAGGCCGCCCTGGACTTCGTGCGCACCGATGCGCTGCGCCTGATGGAACGCACCCTGACGCTCGCGTATTCGGACGGCATCATCACGGCCCAGGAGGAGAGCGATTTTGCGGCCCTGGCCCAGCTACTGCGCATTCCAGCGGGCCTGCTGGCTCCCCTGCAGACCGAGCTGCAGGATCTGCGTGCCGCCACCCGCATTCGCGAGGGGCATCTCCCGACCGTTCAGACGACGGTGCTGCTGGATGCGGGCGAGGTCGCCCATCTGGAGGTGCCGGCCACCTTCCGGCATGTGACGGCCACCCGCAGCCGGGACATCGTGGGGCGGGTGGTGGTGACCAACCGTCAGCTCTATTTCATCGGCACGGCGGGCGAGGGCGGCTGGAACGTGCAGTACAGCAAGATTTTACGCATCGAGGAACGGCCAGACGGCGTGAACCTTGAACTGTCGGTCAAGAAGGGCAGCGGCAGCTACCACCACGTCTCCAGGCCGCTGCTCCTGAGCGCCACCCTGGACGCCCTGGTGCGGCTGCACAAGCGCCTCCTGCTGATGCCCCAGACCGAACGCGCCAGCCGCAGCATTCCGCAGCACGTCAAGATTGCCGTCTTCCACCGGGATCAGGGCAAATGCGTGCAGTGTGGGGACAACAATTATCTGGAATACGATCACGTCATTCCGCACAGCCTGGGCGGGGCCAGTACGGAGAACAACCTGCAACTGCTGTGCCGACGCTGCAATCTGCAAAAGAGCAATAAAATCTGA
- a CDS encoding glutamate-5-semialdehyde dehydrogenase, whose product MSPRRAQDCTRLPTAAGPQTGPVTLRTMTAQQDTVISIREMGVRARAAGRVLRSLPTARKVQALRAIAAELRACSGEILDANAQDVQAAQDAGLPEPMLARLRLDAAALKAIAADVEAVSHLPDPVGETTTAQTQPSGIQVSQRRVPLGVLGVIYESRPNVTVDVAALALMSGNSVILRGGKETVHSNAALEGAIRAALEAQDLPGDAVQVIRDPARERMRELLRLDELVDAIIPRGGAGLHRYCVENATVPVIVGGIGVVHIYLDASFTRDPADAARAAEIVVNAKVQKPSACNALDTLLIDREALGALPDITRALLEGGVEVRADAEAWGALQDAGIVVTPAADTDYGTEFLALTASLKVVSGLEEALDFIAAHGNHTDVILTRDEAQIARFVQDVDSAAVIVNASPRFNDGGQLGLGAEVAISTQKLHARGPMGLRELTTTKWVVVGEGQTRG is encoded by the coding sequence ATTAGCCCCCGTCGGGCGCAGGACTGCACCCGTCTACCCACCGCCGCAGGCCCACAGACAGGGCCTGTTACGCTAAGAACCATGACAGCGCAGCAGGACACGGTAATCAGCATCCGCGAGATGGGCGTGCGGGCCAGAGCGGCGGGCCGCGTGTTGCGCTCGCTGCCCACCGCCCGCAAGGTGCAGGCGCTGCGGGCCATCGCTGCCGAGTTGCGCGCCTGCTCAGGCGAGATTCTGGACGCCAATGCCCAGGACGTCCAGGCCGCGCAGGACGCAGGACTGCCCGAACCCATGCTGGCCCGCCTGCGGCTGGACGCCGCCGCGCTGAAGGCCATCGCCGCCGACGTGGAGGCGGTCTCACACCTGCCCGATCCGGTGGGTGAGACCACGACAGCGCAGACCCAGCCCAGCGGCATCCAGGTGTCACAGAGGCGGGTGCCGCTGGGCGTGCTGGGCGTGATCTACGAGTCCCGCCCCAACGTGACGGTGGACGTGGCGGCGCTGGCGCTAATGAGCGGCAACTCGGTGATTCTGCGCGGCGGCAAGGAGACCGTTCACAGCAACGCGGCGCTGGAGGGAGCCATTCGCGCGGCGCTGGAGGCCCAGGATCTGCCGGGCGACGCCGTGCAGGTGATTCGCGATCCGGCGCGCGAGCGCATGCGCGAACTGCTGCGTTTAGACGAGCTGGTGGACGCCATCATCCCACGCGGCGGGGCCGGGCTGCACCGCTACTGCGTGGAGAACGCCACCGTCCCCGTCATCGTGGGGGGCATTGGCGTCGTGCACATCTATCTGGACGCCAGCTTCACCCGTGACCCGGCAGACGCGGCGCGGGCCGCCGAGATCGTCGTAAATGCCAAGGTCCAGAAACCCAGCGCCTGCAACGCCCTGGACACGCTGCTGATTGACCGGGAAGCGCTGGGGGCGTTGCCCGACATCACCCGCGCCTTGCTGGAAGGCGGCGTGGAAGTGCGCGCCGACGCCGAAGCCTGGGGCGCGTTGCAGGACGCGGGAATTGTGGTCACACCCGCCGCCGACACCGACTACGGCACCGAGTTCCTGGCCCTGACCGCCAGTCTCAAAGTCGTCTCCGGATTAGAGGAGGCGCTGGACTTCATCGCCGCCCACGGCAACCACACCGACGTGATCCTGACGCGCGACGAGGCCCAGATCGCCCGCTTCGTTCAGGACGTGGACAGCGCTGCCGTGATCGTCAATGCCAGCCCCCGCTTCAACGACGGCGGGCAGCTGGGTCTGGGCGCGGAAGTCGCCATCAGCACACAGAAGCTGCACGCACGGGGGCCGATGGGCCTGCGTGAGTTGACCACCACAAAATGGGTGGTGGTGGGGGAAGGGCAGACGCGGGGATAA
- a CDS encoding uridine diphosphate-N-acetylglucosamine-binding protein YvcK — protein sequence MSDPPLRGDQPLAPANRADAARQRAVRGGQYATRRARVWLAPGMGVKRWLALFMVCTLIGAVGFLHFTWTGPLHFVATRWILYLNALTEPGLVPLHVTGMAVMGLALIGAFFSIAMLNRSILRGTGTVPGTAMDLIYERRNLSRGARIVAVGGGTGLSNLLSGLRPHTAHTTAIVTVSDDGGSSGRLRESLDMIAPGDLTDCYAALSDSPVMARLLLHRFSRGDGIEGHTFGNLMLATLSEEEGGLAEAMKDIHEVLRIRGQVFPATTAPATLVAHLEDGGVIRGESQFAASVGHARIRQVSLDPPNLPALPPVLDAIRDAEQIVLGPGSLFTSIIPALLVPEIAHAVRHAAAPLIYVASLMTEPGETDGLSLEDHVRAITRHLGRMPDCVLVNNASLPPEVIERYAAAGAHLLDLNGASRDLLACAVVLPLLQPGQARHDPVALAQALLTQAPRRLQH from the coding sequence GTGAGCGATCCGCCGCTGCGCGGGGACCAGCCTCTGGCTCCGGCAAACCGGGCGGACGCGGCCCGGCAGCGGGCGGTCCGGGGCGGGCAGTACGCCACCCGCCGCGCCCGCGTGTGGCTCGCGCCCGGCATGGGGGTCAAGCGCTGGCTGGCGCTGTTCATGGTCTGCACGCTGATCGGAGCGGTGGGCTTTCTGCATTTCACCTGGACCGGGCCGCTGCATTTTGTCGCCACCCGCTGGATCCTGTACCTCAACGCCCTGACCGAGCCGGGGCTGGTGCCGCTGCACGTGACCGGGATGGCCGTGATGGGACTGGCGCTGATCGGGGCGTTTTTCAGCATCGCCATGCTCAACCGCTCGATCCTGCGCGGCACCGGCACCGTGCCGGGCACGGCCATGGACCTGATCTACGAGCGGCGCAACCTGTCACGCGGCGCCCGGATCGTGGCGGTGGGCGGCGGCACGGGGCTGTCCAACCTGCTGAGCGGCCTGCGGCCCCACACCGCCCACACCACCGCCATCGTGACGGTCTCGGATGACGGCGGCAGCAGTGGGCGGCTGCGCGAGTCGCTGGACATGATCGCGCCCGGCGACCTGACCGACTGCTACGCGGCCCTCAGCGACAGCCCGGTGATGGCCCGGCTGCTGCTGCACCGCTTCTCACGCGGCGACGGCATCGAGGGCCACACCTTCGGTAACCTGATGCTGGCCACCCTCAGCGAGGAGGAGGGCGGCCTGGCCGAGGCCATGAAAGACATCCACGAGGTGCTGCGGATTCGCGGGCAGGTGTTCCCGGCCACCACCGCCCCGGCCACCTTGGTGGCCCATCTGGAGGACGGCGGCGTCATCCGGGGCGAGAGCCAGTTTGCCGCGTCCGTGGGTCACGCGCGCATCCGGCAGGTCAGCCTCGACCCGCCGAACCTGCCTGCCCTGCCCCCGGTACTGGACGCCATTCGCGACGCCGAACAGATCGTGCTGGGACCCGGCAGCCTGTTTACCAGCATCATTCCCGCCCTGCTGGTGCCCGAAATTGCCCACGCCGTGCGCCATGCGGCGGCCCCGCTGATCTACGTGGCCAGCCTGATGACCGAACCCGGCGAGACCGATGGCCTGAGCCTGGAAGACCATGTCAGGGCCATTACCCGTCACCTGGGCCGCATGCCCGACTGCGTGCTGGTCAACAACGCGTCCCTGCCGCCCGAGGTCATCGAGCGCTACGCGGCGGCGGGGGCGCACCTGCTGGACCTGAACGGGGCCAGCCGCGACCTGCTCGCCTGCGCGGTGGTGCTGCCGCTGCTGCAACCCGGTCAGGCCCGCCATGATCCGGTGGCGCTGGCCCAGGCGCTGCTGACCCAGGCCCCGCGCCGCCTTCAGCATTAG
- the lipB gene encoding lipoyl(octanoyl) transferase LipB encodes MKAAAFDTVDLGRVPYRDAWALQKEHHARVAAGGRPTLLLLEHPPVLTLGRKAREGGNIIVTREYLASQGIEVLEVERGGDVTYHGPGQLVAYAIFPVGRRVQDFLRLLEGATIAALNTLGLPDARPNPGYAGVYVDPREVNGLIYDQKIASFGVAVQKNVALHGLALNVETNLQHFELIVPCGLTGTQMTSVAREYERRGLGHSPDMDAARKALADAFITTFEAYDWTLPELAGAGS; translated from the coding sequence ATGAAGGCCGCCGCATTCGACACCGTAGACCTGGGCCGCGTGCCGTACCGCGACGCCTGGGCCTTGCAGAAGGAACACCACGCGCGGGTGGCGGCAGGGGGCAGGCCCACGCTGCTGCTCCTGGAACACCCGCCCGTGCTCACGCTGGGCCGCAAGGCCCGCGAGGGGGGCAACATCATCGTGACGCGCGAGTACCTTGCCAGCCAGGGCATCGAGGTGCTGGAAGTCGAGCGCGGCGGCGACGTGACGTACCACGGCCCCGGCCAACTGGTGGCCTACGCCATTTTTCCGGTGGGCCGGCGGGTGCAGGATTTCCTGCGGCTGCTGGAGGGGGCCACCATCGCGGCGCTGAACACCCTGGGCCTGCCCGACGCCCGCCCCAACCCCGGTTACGCAGGCGTGTACGTCGATCCGCGCGAGGTCAACGGCCTGATCTATGATCAGAAGATCGCCTCCTTCGGGGTGGCGGTGCAGAAGAACGTGGCGCTGCACGGGCTGGCGCTGAACGTCGAGACCAACCTCCAGCACTTTGAATTGATCGTGCCGTGCGGGTTGACGGGCACCCAGATGACCAGCGTGGCACGTGAATACGAGCGGCGCGGGCTGGGCCACAGCCCGGACATGGACGCGGCCCGCAAAGCCCTGGCCGACGCCTTTATCACCACCTTTGAAGCCTACGACTGGACGCTGCCGGAACTTGCCGGGGCGGGGAGCTGA
- the lipA gene encoding lipoyl synthase produces the protein MTQTDPTTEKQAKFIKNGIYRKDSVPVREKKPEWLKVTIPTGQVFGEVRKIVKEHRLHTVCEEAMCPNIGECWSRGTATFMLMGHICTRGCRFCAVDTGNPMGKLDLDEPQGVAESVALMGLKYVVLTSVDRDDLPDGGAYHFAKTVAAIKKLNPETRVEALTPDFSGNTHCVDLVLDSGVDTYAQNIETVRRLTHPVRDIRADYDQTLAVLAHAKRARPDVITKTSIMLGLGETREEITQTMLDCRAAGVDVLTFGQYLRPTMHHLPVERYVSPAEFNEIREEGMQLGFLEIVSGPLVRSSYKAEQIVMDHPRGLPEHLGHIADGDQLSLI, from the coding sequence ATGACCCAGACTGACCCAACGACTGAAAAGCAGGCCAAGTTCATCAAGAACGGCATCTACCGCAAGGACAGCGTGCCGGTGCGAGAGAAGAAGCCCGAGTGGCTCAAGGTGACCATCCCCACCGGACAGGTGTTCGGCGAGGTTCGCAAGATCGTCAAGGAACACCGCCTGCACACGGTCTGCGAGGAAGCGATGTGCCCCAACATCGGGGAGTGCTGGTCACGCGGTACGGCCACCTTCATGCTGATGGGGCATATCTGCACGCGCGGCTGCCGCTTCTGCGCCGTGGACACCGGCAACCCGATGGGCAAGCTCGATCTGGACGAGCCGCAGGGCGTGGCCGAGAGCGTGGCGTTGATGGGCCTGAAGTACGTCGTGTTGACCTCGGTCGACCGCGACGACTTGCCGGACGGCGGCGCGTACCACTTCGCCAAGACGGTGGCGGCGATTAAAAAGCTGAACCCCGAAACCCGCGTGGAGGCGCTGACCCCCGACTTCAGCGGCAACACCCACTGCGTGGATCTGGTGCTGGACAGCGGTGTGGACACCTACGCCCAGAACATCGAAACGGTGCGCCGCCTGACCCACCCGGTGCGTGACATCCGCGCCGACTATGACCAGACCCTCGCTGTGCTGGCCCACGCCAAGCGCGCCCGCCCGGACGTGATCACCAAAACGTCCATCATGCTGGGGCTGGGCGAGACGCGCGAGGAGATTACCCAGACCATGCTCGACTGCCGCGCGGCGGGGGTGGACGTGCTGACCTTCGGGCAGTACCTGCGCCCCACCATGCACCACCTGCCTGTGGAGCGCTACGTGTCGCCCGCCGAATTCAACGAAATTCGCGAGGAAGGCATGCAACTGGGCTTCCTGGAAATCGTGTCGGGGCCGCTGGTTCGCTCGTCGTACAAGGCCGAGCAGATCGTGATGGACCACCCGCGCGGGCTGCCCGAGCACCTGGGCCACATTGCGGACGGGGATCAGCTCAGCCTGATCTGA